Proteins found in one Stigmatopora nigra isolate UIUO_SnigA chromosome 15, RoL_Snig_1.1, whole genome shotgun sequence genomic segment:
- the sdr42e2 gene encoding putative short-chain dehydrogenase/reductase family 42E member 2: MELCSSNMRKTSASLCQVKQLPSPSVSLCRLQSGGPTPRHLSTFTRPSRPDREPPGPRYRPHVDRQGSSTAKVVVTGGGGYFGFRLGRALAAQGMDVVLLDIDKPSWDIPDGALFSQTDIRDYAALFDVCDGIDCVFHAASYGMSGPEQLRKEHVESVNVGGTKNVINVCKERSIPRLVYTSTTNAVFAGEPIEDGDEDSVPHVPPDQHIDHYSRTKAIAEQMVLSANGCHLKGGDILRTCVLRPCGIYGPEERRHLHRVIVNVERRLFSFRFGDRRARMNWVHVDNLVLAHTLAAEGLTIRKNAIASGKAYFINDGVSVNLFEWLTPIFEILGHSRPIINLPVSLIYSAAVLMEYLHIFLRPVIEVPLLFTRSEVRNIAVSHTFKIDKARRELGFCPKSYSLADSVDQYLKSRQDTRRWPVMALLPIMMMMMMVLSGVLWTVNF; the protein is encoded by the exons ATGGAGCTTTGCAGTTCCAACATGAGAAAAACCAGCGCCTCCTTGTGCCAGGTGAAGCAACTCCCCAGCCCTAGCGTATCACTTTGCCGCCTCCAGTCCGGCGGTCCGACCCCACGCCACCTTTCCACTTTTACCCGCCCATCTCGGCCGGACCGCGAACCCCCTGGCCCCCGATACCGACCCCACGTGGACCGACAAGGCTCCTCCACTGCGAAAGTGGTGGTGACTGGAGGTGGTGGATACTTTGGCTTCAGGCTGGGGAGGGCGCTGGCCGCCCAGGGGATGGATGTCGTCCTACTGGACATCGATAAACCGTCGTGGGACATCCCTGACGGGGCCCTCTTCTCTCAG ACCGACATACGGGATTATGCGGCCCTCTTCGACGTTTGCGATGGCATTGACTGCGTGTTTCACGCCGCATCTTACGGCATGTCTGGGCCAGAACAG TTGAGAAAGGAGCACGTGGAGTCAGTCAACGTGGGCGGCACCAAAAACGTCATAAACG TGTGCAAAGAAAGGAGCATCCCCCGACTTGTGTACACCAGCACCACCAACGCGGTATTTGCGGGGGAGCCCATCGAGGATGGAGACGAGGACTCCGTCCCCCACGTTCCCCCCGACCAA CATATCGATCATTACTCACGAACCAAAGCTATAGCAGAGCAAATGGTCCTTTCTGCCAATGGATGTCACCTTAAAG GCGGGGATATCCTAAGAACTTGTGTCTTGCGGCCTTGCGGCATTTACGGCCCCGAAGAGCGCCGACACCTACACAGAGTAATA GTCAACGTGGAGCGCCGTTTGTTTAGTTTTCGATTTGGAGATCGGCGAGCACGGATGAATTGGGTTCATGTGGATAATTTGGTGTTGGCCCATACGTTGGCTGCAGAGGGGCTCACCATCCGTAAGAACGCCATTGCT aGTGGAAAAGCCTATTTCATCAACGATGGCGTTTCAGTGAATCTCTTTGAGTGGTTAACACCTATA TTTGAGATATTAGGCCACAGCAGACCCATAATAAACCTGCCCGTTTCTCTCATCTATTCAGCAG cCGTCCTGATGGAATATTTACACATATTTCTTCGACCTGTGATAGAGGTGCCACTCCTGTTCACCAGAAGTGAA GTGAGGAACATAGCAGTCAGCCACACTTTCAAGATCGACAAGGCCCGAAGAGAATTGGGATTCTGTCCCAAATCTTACAGCCTGGCCGATTCTGTGGACCAGTACCTGAAATCTCGCCAGGATACCCGGAGATGGCCAGTGATGGCGCTGTTGccgataatgatgatgatgatgatggtgttgAGCGGCGTGCTGTGGACAGTCAATTTTTGA